Proteins encoded within one genomic window of Ovis aries strain OAR_USU_Benz2616 breed Rambouillet chromosome 1, ARS-UI_Ramb_v3.0, whole genome shotgun sequence:
- the LOC114118004 gene encoding keratin-associated protein 8-1 — translation MSYCFSSTVFPGCYWGSYGYPLGYSVGCGYGSTYSPVGYGFGYGYNGSGAFGCRRFWPFALY, via the coding sequence ATGAGCTACTGCTTCTCCAGCACCGTCTTCCCAGGTTGCTACTGGGGCAGCTATGGCTACCCGCTGGGCTACAGTGTGGGCTGTGGCTACGGTAGTACCTACTCCCCAGTGGGCTATGGCTTCGGCTATGGCTACAACGGCTCTGGGGCCTTCGGTTGCCGAAGATTCTGGCCATTTGCTCTCTACTGA